Genomic DNA from Nonomuraea rubra:
CCTTGTTGGATGTGCGGATAATAGCGAGATGAGATCCATAGGCACTACGGACCTGTCCGTATTTCCGATATCGCTCGGCACCAACGTCTTCGGCTGGACCGCCGACAAGGAGACCTCGTTCGCGATCCTCGACGCCTACGTCGACGGCGGCGGCAACTTCCTCGACACCGCGGACGTCTACCCGCACTGGGTCACCGGGGAGTCCACCTCCGAGATGATCATCGGCGAGTGGCTGGCCTCGCGCCGCAACCGCGACTCGATCGTGCTGGCCACCAAGGTCGGCATGCTCGAAGGGCTCGAAGGGCTCGCGCCGGCGACGATCAGGACGGCGGTCGAGGACTCGCTGCGGCGGCTGCGTACGGACTACCTCGACCTGTACTGGGCGCACGTCGACGACCACGACACGCCACTGGTGGAGTCGCTGGCCGCGTTCGACGCGCTGATCCAGGAGGGCAAGGTCCGCCACATCGGGGCCTCCAACTACTCCGCGGGGCGGCTGGCCGAGGCGCTCAAGATTTCCGACGCGGAGGGGCTGGCCAGGTACGTCGCGCTGCAGCAGCCGTACAACCTGGTCGAGCGGGGCTACGAGGGCGACCTGCGGGAGGTCGTGGCCGGGGAGGGGCTGTCCAGCGTGCCGTACTTCGGGCTGGCGCGCGGGTTCCTGACCGGCAAGTACGCGCCCGGCGTGGCCGTGGACAGCCCGCGGGCCGGGAGGGCGGCCGAGTACCTGGACACCGCGCACGGGCCCAGGACGGTGGAGGCGCTGACCATGCTGGCGAGGGAGCGGGGGGTCGCGCCGGCCTCGGTGGCGCTGGCCTGGGTGGCCGCCCAGCCGACGATCACGGCGCCGATCGCCAGCGGGCGGAACCTGGAGCAGTTGGGGGCGCTGATGGAGGCGGCGGCGCTGACGCTGAGCGCCGAGGAGCTCACCATCCTCGACGAGGCCTCCCGCCCCTGACGCTGTGCGGGCCCCTGACCTTTGCCTGCCTCGCTGCGCCCCTGGCCGCCGGTCGCGGTGGCAAGGGGCGCAGCGGCATGTCCTGAGGCCTTGAGGCCCTGAGGTCGGGCCGTCGTCAGGCCGTCGTCAGGCCTTGCTGCGCGACCCACTCGGCGACGCTGCCCGCCTCGGCCTCGACGGCCTGCGTCCAGTGCGGGTCGGCGGCGATCGCGTCCTGGACGGAGGCGTGCGAGGCGAACACGGCGGTCAGCCCCGTGATCTTGAAGATGCGCGAGATGCGGTCCGTGGTCATCACCAGCGCGAGCGAGCCGTCCTGCGTGCGCAGCCGCTTGAGGCCGCCGACGAGCACGCCCAGCCCGGTCGAGTCGAGGAACTGCACGGCGCTCAGATCGGCGATGACGTGCACGGTGCCCTTGGCCGCGAGGTCGATGATCTGCTCGCGCAGCTTGGGGGCGGTGAACACGTCGACCTCGCCGGCGACCTTGAGCACGGCGCAGCCGCCGACCGGTCCGGCCACCTCAATGACGATGTCCTGCATCTCGCGCCTCACCATCGCTCGTGTCATCGACTACATTGACGGGGAACTCTGTGCATTTACAGTACTGCGGTGGGCGCGCGTCCGTCAATGGGTGGCTGTCGGTGTCATCGTGGAGCATGACAGTCGGATGGGAGGGGTGAGGAGATGCGGGTCGAGGAGGCCATCGGGCGGCAGATCGCCCGGCTGCGCGCCGAGCGCCGGATGTCGCTGACCGAGCTGGGCGAGGCGCTGGGGCGCTACCTGGACAGGCCGTGGAGCCGGCAGGCCGTCCACCAGGCCGAGCGCGGCCAGCGGTCCTTCACGGCGGCGGAGCTGACCGCGCTCGCGCTGGCCCTCGACACGTCCGTCCCCGTGCTGTTCCGCGTCGAGCACGAACGGATCGAGCTGCCCGGCGGGGTCGTCTCGCCCGAGGACTACCGGGGGATCCTGCTGAGCAGGGAGCCGGACATGCCGCTCGACGGGGTGGAGGAGCTGATCGTGGCCCTGCACGACATCGGCGAGGTCCTCGCCCGCCCGGCCCTGGCCCGCCTGGCCCGCATCGGCCGCGTAGCCGACCAGGTCGCCGGCCCCGACCAGTAACCCCGCCCCGGCTTGCGTATCGCGGGGCGGGGGCGGGGCGGGTCAGTGGTGGTTTGCCGATGAGACGTCGAGGTCGCGGGGGGTGAGCCACCACACCGCCAGCGTGCCCGCCGCCAGCAGTACGGCCGCGGCCCCGCTGGTCAGCACGAGGGAGTCGGTGAATGCCGCCGTGGCCTGCGAGGCGAGATGCCCGCCCGCCGCACCCAGGTCCCTGGCGACGTCGAGCGCTCCGCCCAGCGACTCCCGCGCGACCTCGGCGCCGGGCCCCGTGTACGCCACCTCGCCCCGGTACGCGGCGGCCGCGACGCTGCCCAGGACGGCCACGCCGAGCGCCCCGCCCAGCTCGTAGCTGGTCTCCTCGATGGCGGCCGCGCTGCCCGACTTCGCCGGCGGCGAGCCCGACATGATGGTGGCCGAGGCGATGGCGAGCGAGCCGTTCCCGACACCGATCAGCGTCAGGGCGACCGCCACGGGCCAGTAACCCAGCGGGGCGGGCGCCACGACCAGCAGCAGGAACGCCAGCCCGGTCAGGGCCAGCCCGCCGGCCAGCACCGTACGGGCTCCGATCCGCGCCGCCAGCGAGGGCGCCAGTGGCGAGGCGATGACGGCGGCCAGCGCGGCGGGCAGCAGCCTCAGGCCCGTCTCCAGCGGCCCGTACCCCTGGACGAGCTGCATCCACTGCGCGAGCAGCAGCAGCACCGATGCCATCGCGATCGACGTGATCAGCGCCGTCACCACCCCGGCCGAGAACGGCGCGCTGCGGAACAGCCTGAGCTCCAGCAGGGGGTCCTCCCTGCGCAGGCACCGCACCGCGAACCAGCCCAGTGCCACCACCGCCACCACGGCCGCCACCAGGGCTCCGGGGGAGGTGAGGCCGTACTTGCCGAAGTTCTTGATCGCGTAGACCAGGGCCACCATGCCGGCCATGGACAGCACCGTGGCCACCGCGTCCCAGCGGCCGGGCGCCCGGTTCCTGGACTCGGGCAGCAGGAACAGGCCGAAGCCGATCGCGAGGGCCATGACGGGCACGTTCACCAGGAACGCGGCGTGCCAGCTGAAGTGCTCCAGCAGCACGCCGCCCACGACGGGCCCCAGCGCGGCGCCGACGGCGGCCATCGCCGACCACACGCCGAGGGCCTTCGCGCGCTCGGCGGGGTCGGTGAACAGGTTCCGGATCATGGACAGCGTGGACGGCATGATCATGGCGCCGCCGACGCCGAGCAGCGCCCGTACCGCGATCACCTCCAGCGGGCTGCCGGCCGCCAGCACGGCCAGCGAGGCCAGCCCGAACACCGCGAACCCGGTCATCAGCATCCGCTTGCGACCCCACCGGTCGCCCAGCGCGCTCACGGTGACCAGCAGCCCGGACAGGACCAGCGCGTACGCGTCCACCATCCACAGCAGCTCGGTCGACTCCGGCCGCAGGTCCTCGGAGATGGCGGGCAGGGCGACGTTCAGCACGGTCATGTCCATGACCACGAGCAGCACGCTGGCCGACAGCACCGCCAGGCCCGCCCACCGCCTCCTCGACGAGACGGGCGGAGTGGTGACCGTCATGGTTCCTCCCTCTGAGGTGCGGCGCCGTGCAGGAACGTGCTGATCAGCAGCCGCGTCACGTCCCGCCGGGCCACGTCGCCGTTGCGCAGGCTCTCCCGTACGGTCACCAGCAGCCCGTACACCAGGTTGCCGATCCAGCGGGCGGGCAGGTCGGCGCGGAGCAGGCCCGCGCGCTGGGCGGCGGCGTAGAACACGACCTCGCGCTCCTCCAGCTCGCGAGTGCGCCGTGCCAGCTCCGGATGGGTCACCAGGCGTTCGTCGGTCAGGCCGAACCCGTACTCGTCGGCCACGTCGATCACGCCCTCCAGCAGCGCGTGCATGGCCCGTTCCAGCTCCTCGGGGTCGCCGGACGCGGTCGCCGCCGCCAGGCCGCTGGACGCCTGAAGGTGCTCCCACTGGTCGTAGGCGCGGTGGGCGAGGGCCAGCATCAGCTCGTCGCGGTTGCTGAAGTGGCGGTGCAGGGTGGCCCTGCTGATCCCCACGGCCTCGGCGAGCTGCGCCATGGAGGCGGCGGGGCTCTCGTTGAGGTGATGGATGGCGGCCTTCATGATCTGGTCGCGGGTCGCTGCCATGTAGACACCTGCGTATCGTTTGAGACGTTTATGTCTCATACGATACTCGAAAGACTCACTGTTTCGCTCGCAGGGGTAGACCGAGCACGGCTCGGCAGACGCCTCTCGCCCTCCCGTGATGGCGATGGAGTCGCAGGTGGGGCTATGGTTCGGAGCTGTGGTGATCGGTGACGCGCGCACGCGCATCCTGGACGCGGCCGAGGAGCTCTTCGCGGGCGGCGGCTACGAGGGCACTCCGACCGCGGTCATCGCCAAGCTGGCCAAGGTGCCCAAGGAGCTGATCTCCCAGTACTTCCCGCGCAAGATCGACGTACTGGTCGCCCTCGTGACCGAGCGCACGCACGTCGAGGAGGACGACCAGGTCGACGCGGTGCCGGGCGACCCGGCGGGCACGCTGGCCCGGCTGTCGCGCGTCCTGCCGCTGCGCGCCTCGCCGGCGATGCGGCGCATCCTGTTCCGCGAGGCCGACACGCACGGCTCGGTCAAGGAACGCCTCGGGCGCCTCAACGGCGAGCTGGCCAGGCGCGCCAGGTTCGCGCTCGGGCTGGCCCTGCCCGGTGCGCGCGGGGACGCGGCCCGGCTGGAGGTGGCTGCGGCCACGTTCGCCGCCATCCTGATCTACCAGGAGAACCTCTGCCAGCTAACGGGCCACCAGATCGACCCCGACGCCGTCGCGGAACTCATCGCCCACTCGCTCGTCTAGCAGCTCGTCCAGCGCCGTACGCAGGTGCTCCAGCAGGCCCCACACGTCGTCCACCCGCTCGGGGCAGGCCACGATGCCGAAGTCGAGCATGCCGTCGTAGGAGAAGCAGGTGATGTTCAGGCCGCCGCTCATGTCGGTCAGCACGGACAGCGGGTAGTACGACAGCACCCGCCCGCCGCACATGTACAGCGGGAACTGCGGGCCCGGCACGTTGCTGACGATGAGGTTGATCGGCGGGCACGCCATCCCCGCCAGCCGGAAGATCGCCGGGGTGGCGAGGCTCGTGACCGGGGCCGGCAGGATCGAGCACAGCTCGCCCAGCCACGTCGCCGGCGCGAGCGCGAAGCGCCGCTTGGCCCTGCCCATGGCGGTGACGACCGCCTGGAGGCGCTCCCTGGGGTCGGGCAGGTTCGTCGGCATGGGCGCGACCATGGCCGAGATCTGGTTGCCGACCAGGTCCTTGGCCTTCGCCCTGCGTACCGCCACGGGCACGCCCACGACCAGCGGCGCCTCCGGCAGCGCGTCCCGCTCGCGCAGCCACGAGCGCAGGGCCGAGGTGCACAGGGTCATGACGACGTCGTTCACGCTCATGCCGTTGGCCTTGGCGACGTTCTTGACGTCCTTGAGCGAGAGCGAGCCGAACGAGAGGTGGCGGCGGGCGCTGATGGGGCCGTTGAGCGGCGTGCGGGGGACCGCCAGGGCGGGCAGCCCGGGGCGGTGGTGCCGGTCGCGGGTCACCACCCGCGCGGCCCTGGCGACCAGCTTCGCGCCGGGCAGGGCTCCGACGATCGGGATGGCGTCCAGGTCTCCCGCGGCTCTGACCACCGACCGCACGGCGCGCACGGGGTGGGTGGCGGTGCGGAACGCGGCGCCGGCCAGCATCTCCATCAGGCCGGGAGCGTCATCCGGGGCAGAGGGGGCGGGGTCGGGAGGGAGCTCGCACGGAGTGTCCTGCAGGTCGAGCAGCGTGGCGAGGGTTTCCGCGCCCGAGACGCCGTCGATCGCGGCGTGGTGCACCTTCGTGTAGACGGCCACCTTCCCCTCACCCAGCCCGTTGATCAGATGCATCTCCCACAGCGGATGCGCCCGGTCCAGCCGGCGGGCGTGGATCCGCGCGACGGCGTCGGCGAGCTGCCAGTGGTCCCCCGGCTCGGGGAGGGTCAGCTCGAAGAGGTGGTTGTCGAGGTCGAACTCGGGATCGGCGGCCCAGTAGGGGTGGTCCAGGCCGAGCGGCACCTCGGCCAGGCGCAGGCTGAGCGCGGGGGAGAGGTGGACGCGCTCGCGGAGCAGCTTCGCCAGAGCGCTCCTGGTGACCGCTCCGTCCGCCGAGTCGAGGATCGCCAGCCCGGCCACGTGCGCGGCGGTCGTGGGCGTTTCGACGTGCAGGAACTGGGCGTCGAGTGCGGTCAGCTGGCGCATCGGCTCTCCTTTTCCCGGGTGTCGGCAGCATCACATCAGGGGATTTCCGAAAGGTTTCTGCGCGAGTCTTTCAGATGAATTCCGGTGCGCCGTACGAGTGATTATGGGAATCGCCAGCTCAGCCCCGATCGGTGACAATTTCCTATCCGTTGACGACGTGAACGGGATGTCGCACGACGGCGTCGAAGTGGTATCCGAACGGATGGCGTGGCGTGGTGAGGGGTTGCGTGGCGCCGGTCTCGTCCGTGGCCCGCGCCATGAGCAGGCGCGTGCCCGTACGCCCGGGGGCCCAGGCGATGTGCCAGGGCAGCCAGGCCTTGACCAGGTGCCGGCCGTGATGCTCCGCTGGGCGCCAGCTCAGCCCGCCGTCGAAGCTGACCTCCACCCTGACGATCCCGCCCCGCCCCGACCAGGATCGCCCGCGCAGGATGTGCGGGCCGGCGACGGGCACGCGCGCGTTCCAGGGAACCTCGAACGCGCTCTTCACCGGCTGCGTCGTGACGTCCGGGTAAAAGACCGTGTTCCACGGCGTGTACAGCGGCTCGGTCGAGACCTCCAGGTCGCCGAGCCATTTGATCGACGCTATTCCCACCCATCCCGGCACCACCAGCCGTGCCGGAAATCCATGGTCGGGCGGCAGCGGGACGCCGTTCATCTCATAGGCGACGAGCACGTCGTCCATGGCCTTGCCGATGGGCAGCGGCCTGCGGACGTGGCCATGGTCCTCGAACGGGGCGTCGAGCCCGGTGGGCAGCACGTCCACCGCCTCGGGCCGCACCCCGGCCTGGCTCAGCAGGTACTTGAGCGGCACCCCGCGC
This window encodes:
- a CDS encoding sulfite oxidase, whose protein sequence is MRQATAAIVKPLPDHLFRVHGNSAEMRWESMAGLGYHTPNDRFFVRNHTFTPLVDVTTWRLAVHGEGVRCPREFGYEELRAMPSRTYDVAIECAGNGRRFYRTQQHDGTPGTQWGLGAIGVARWRGVPLKYLLSQAGVRPEAVDVLPTGLDAPFEDHGHVRRPLPIGKAMDDVLVAYEMNGVPLPPDHGFPARLVVPGWVGIASIKWLGDLEVSTEPLYTPWNTVFYPDVTTQPVKSAFEVPWNARVPVAGPHILRGRSWSGRGGIVRVEVSFDGGLSWRPAEHHGRHLVKAWLPWHIAWAPGRTGTRLLMARATDETGATQPLTTPRHPFGYHFDAVVRHPVHVVNG
- a CDS encoding WS/DGAT/MGAT family O-acyltransferase, with protein sequence MRQLTALDAQFLHVETPTTAAHVAGLAILDSADGAVTRSALAKLLRERVHLSPALSLRLAEVPLGLDHPYWAADPEFDLDNHLFELTLPEPGDHWQLADAVARIHARRLDRAHPLWEMHLINGLGEGKVAVYTKVHHAAIDGVSGAETLATLLDLQDTPCELPPDPAPSAPDDAPGLMEMLAGAAFRTATHPVRAVRSVVRAAGDLDAIPIVGALPGAKLVARAARVVTRDRHHRPGLPALAVPRTPLNGPISARRHLSFGSLSLKDVKNVAKANGMSVNDVVMTLCTSALRSWLRERDALPEAPLVVGVPVAVRRAKAKDLVGNQISAMVAPMPTNLPDPRERLQAVVTAMGRAKRRFALAPATWLGELCSILPAPVTSLATPAIFRLAGMACPPINLIVSNVPGPQFPLYMCGGRVLSYYPLSVLTDMSGGLNITCFSYDGMLDFGIVACPERVDDVWGLLEHLRTALDELLDERVGDEFRDGVGVDLVAR
- a CDS encoding aldo/keto reductase, which gives rise to MRSIGTTDLSVFPISLGTNVFGWTADKETSFAILDAYVDGGGNFLDTADVYPHWVTGESTSEMIIGEWLASRRNRDSIVLATKVGMLEGLEGLAPATIRTAVEDSLRRLRTDYLDLYWAHVDDHDTPLVESLAAFDALIQEGKVRHIGASNYSAGRLAEALKISDAEGLARYVALQQPYNLVERGYEGDLREVVAGEGLSSVPYFGLARGFLTGKYAPGVAVDSPRAGRAAEYLDTAHGPRTVEALTMLARERGVAPASVALAWVAAQPTITAPIASGRNLEQLGALMEAAALTLSAEELTILDEASRP
- a CDS encoding TetR/AcrR family transcriptional regulator is translated as MVIGDARTRILDAAEELFAGGGYEGTPTAVIAKLAKVPKELISQYFPRKIDVLVALVTERTHVEEDDQVDAVPGDPAGTLARLSRVLPLRASPAMRRILFREADTHGSVKERLGRLNGELARRARFALGLALPGARGDAARLEVAAATFAAILIYQENLCQLTGHQIDPDAVAELIAHSLV
- a CDS encoding helix-turn-helix domain-containing protein; protein product: MRVEEAIGRQIARLRAERRMSLTELGEALGRYLDRPWSRQAVHQAERGQRSFTAAELTALALALDTSVPVLFRVEHERIELPGGVVSPEDYRGILLSREPDMPLDGVEELIVALHDIGEVLARPALARLARIGRVADQVAGPDQ
- a CDS encoding TetR/AcrR family transcriptional regulator, with translation MAATRDQIMKAAIHHLNESPAASMAQLAEAVGISRATLHRHFSNRDELMLALAHRAYDQWEHLQASSGLAAATASGDPEELERAMHALLEGVIDVADEYGFGLTDERLVTHPELARRTRELEEREVVFYAAAQRAGLLRADLPARWIGNLVYGLLVTVRESLRNGDVARRDVTRLLISTFLHGAAPQREEP
- a CDS encoding MFS transporter, whose amino-acid sequence is MTVTTPPVSSRRRWAGLAVLSASVLLVVMDMTVLNVALPAISEDLRPESTELLWMVDAYALVLSGLLVTVSALGDRWGRKRMLMTGFAVFGLASLAVLAAGSPLEVIAVRALLGVGGAMIMPSTLSMIRNLFTDPAERAKALGVWSAMAAVGAALGPVVGGVLLEHFSWHAAFLVNVPVMALAIGFGLFLLPESRNRAPGRWDAVATVLSMAGMVALVYAIKNFGKYGLTSPGALVAAVVAVVALGWFAVRCLRREDPLLELRLFRSAPFSAGVVTALITSIAMASVLLLLAQWMQLVQGYGPLETGLRLLPAALAAVIASPLAPSLAARIGARTVLAGGLALTGLAFLLLVVAPAPLGYWPVAVALTLIGVGNGSLAIASATIMSGSPPAKSGSAAAIEETSYELGGALGVAVLGSVAAAAYRGEVAYTGPGAEVARESLGGALDVARDLGAAGGHLASQATAAFTDSLVLTSGAAAVLLAAGTLAVWWLTPRDLDVSSANHH